A window of Ananas comosus cultivar F153 linkage group 11, ASM154086v1, whole genome shotgun sequence genomic DNA:
tatagcttactatactcatcaattaacatacttgtaaggttttttgtatgtaaaatacaactatacctgatgcagaatagaaattttgacaggttagaattttaaaaatgcaaagatttttttctttctttcttttgaccatattacagtctttcttttataaaatacaaaaaataatttttaaaattatttgaaacaattatttttaattatttttttccaaaaatgagtagatctatcaaaaaaattaagtgataaattatatgacaaataaattaaataaatttaaatatcaattgatttaatttaactaattaacttttaattttatcagtattttcaatcttctaatgcaaaaataaaattttatgtttgatgtgcctcaaaatttgtttattgagttcgattttgttcctCTAATTCGGCAAGAGTTTCACGGtgcaacaaattttgataaaataatttgtgaagaaaaaatggatattTGTGGTgaaagcggagggctcgggggTACCCGGAATGTTTTGAGTaccccaaaaaacaaaacaaaaaaaaagcaaaaagcaaaaaaaagcaaaaaaaagaacacaGTGCTGGCACGGCACTGTGCCGCGGCATGCATCGCCGTGCTGCTCTGTCTCATGCGGCACAGCCCCGCGTGCCGCGGCATGGAGGGGGGATCCGAGATCCCCCTTGTATCatgcccccttcttgggggcaccGTACGTGCCGCCCCGTACcatacggcacggggcggcacttcAATCCTTGTAGAGTAAGGAACATGTATGGGCGTGGATATTGGATGATACAATGATAAACAATCACTTTAAGGGGACTGAACCtttaagagagaaagagtagagAAAGTGGGAGAGAAAGTTGCGTAAAGAAGATTACAGAAATGACAAGTTATTTTAGTTCATTACTTGATTAAACCCTAGGTATACATATCAAAAGGCCTTATGGGCCTAATATTTAGAGTTGATCTAAATGAGAAATATTGCCTGAGTAATGGTGATAAAGAAAGTACCCTAGTATACACTAATATTATTTGTTCTTTACTAAAATAATCAATTGAAAGTAACTCAACTATCTTTTTGAATGTGAAGAATGCATCATTCTACCACCGAACAAAATCAACCTTCTCCTCAAGATTCAGAATCATTGCAAACCTTGCTGAAGTGCCTTTAAAAGGATTTTCCTCAATTGAGGTTTGATAAGGAAAAGTCCATGCGGCTCCTAGTGTCATTGTTTTCTTCATGTACAAAGATCAATATCAAGCTGCCAAAATGTTGAAGCTATTGGTTGCACTGTCACACGTGTTGCTCTTGATAAATTTTACAAATGCTCTTGTATCAGGAAGTTGTTATTTCTTTGTTGTAAATGTGGTAATTCTtaatttggttcatgattggaataggatGGGAAATGGATAGGATGggaaatggaattggattgcaTTCAAATGGGAAATAGAATGATGaatcatctaaaaatatttggttcattattgaaaTAGAAATCGGAATGGACATCTAGGGCGTGTTAGGTTCAAAAGATAAATTAGGATTGGAATGGGAATTAGAATGGACTGGAATCAGAAACGGAATGTTAAAATCCTCCAATATGTTTGGTTTAGAATAacaatcggaatcaaaatagtTGATTCCtattttcattgtttggttgagATAGAAAAACTTTTGGTTATtgaactaaaataaatttaaaattaaaatataaaatagaaaaatattttaaacttgaaACATAGAActacatttataatttaaattcaaactgaaaattaaatattaaaaatttgcatcaaaattttaaaatgataagtcaaaattttaaatgtaaatttttttaaaaaaattaaaatttgaaattgagtggacaattcaaaatataaaactaattttcggtttgattcaaattcaaacttaaaattataatttaaattccaatttgaatctataaaatttaatttaaaatttaagtaaaatttaaaatttaaaattttaacatataattgaaattgaaattgaaattttggtaTTCATAGGTCGAAttcaaaatgcttgattgaatttaaattttaatttaagtgcaaattaaaatttaaattttgcaatattttatcaaatattacaaattaaaattttgcaatattttatcaaatattgcaaattaaaattttgcaatatttttgcaaattaatttaaatgcatattaaaattaaaaattaaaaattaaatttagcttcaaattaaaaatataaaatatagttgagatattttcaaaataaacatTCATTCCTGCGAGGTTCAATTTCCAAttcggcctcctaggccggattggaaaaaaagGTGAATGGATGATTCTCATTCCACCCGAAAATTAGAATCAGAATGGGATTCCCGCATACCAATCACCTACAAATGGCATCGTCCATTTTGGTTCTGATTCCTGGGTGAAAAGGGGGCGAACCAGATACGGCCCTAGAATTTTGAGAGAGACTTTTGgttaagagagaggagagtgatAAAGGCAGAGCACGTGCGCGGNNNNNNNNNNNNNNNNNCGAGTAAAGTTTCATTTGTTGAGTTTcgtaattcaaaattcaaagccGAATTGGGCCATTCCTATTTTAGAGTGGAATAGGAATCGTAATTCATttcctataaaacaaataacaactgtCGAAATCAGTAAATCTCTTTCTGATTCCagagtctaaaataggtgaagcAAACAAGGCTAAATGCTTCTAATTGCTACATTTGGCCAGTAAAACTTCGCTTTGTTGCTCTTCAACAATCAAACTTATTTGACTCCCCTCTACTCTAACAATCTAATGCTCTATGTGATTAATAGCAAATGTGCCGTTCATCTTTCCCTTCTTTAACCCCCGATATTGATTGGAGTAACAAACAGGATTATACACAAttatttgttgtttattttctcccaaTCGCACAATACTAAGGTTTGATGCATCTATAGATGGTTGATACAAGCACACAACAGTATGCTACTCTTGAATTCTTGGTGTAGACCGTCTTATCTGATTTGTAAGAATTTCTTCAGATAGGCCTGTCATTTACCTAGATAGTTCTTCGAAGCATACTCAATATTCTCGTATCATTTTGTGATGCGGCTTGTCAAAAGTTTATCAGCATCAATGTAGGAATGGGTAGTAAAGGAACCCTTTGTTATAGACTTGTCATGGACATATTTCACTTGATGTAGGTTCGTGAGTGTGGAGCCTGGTACTCATGCCAACAACCAGAATTTGACATGGATAGATTTTCACTTGATGCAGATTCACAAGCGTTGAGCTTTGTACCTATGCCAACAACCACATTTTTAGGACTGTTGATGGTTTTGGTGATGGTCTTTACCTCGCACTATACAAACCGAGCATCATTAGTTGTCTTTCTATTGTATTTACTCTCCATCTTATTCAAAGAACCTTTATATGCAAAAATCTGGATCATGCATTAGCTATGTACCAAATAATACCGAAGATCACTTCTATCGTTTCGAATGGGACAGACAATCACTTCGAGAAGATTAGACCTTCTAGAGATTGAAAGGctagagaaagaatgagagaaaaaagagtaaGAAGATAATAGTAAAGATGACTTATTTCATTCGTTCCTTGATCAACCCTATAGGCTTTATAGCCCTGAAATTTTGGTTTATTTGAATTAAGAAGAAACGAAAGTACTTGGAATAAGGAAGATATCCTAGAATACACTAATTTGAAATATTCTTTCCGAAACTAACCAATTAAAAACACCTCAAATATCTTTCCAAATGTGAGGCACACATTGGTAGCTTAGTTAACTTAGCTAGTGCTAACTGGAATCATTCGAGATAACTGTGTATAGGTTTTGGGCAATGGCCTTTATGTCTACATGCTAGGAGTTGCTTAAAAATATTTAGGTATGGGTCTTATTTTGGTTTAATTTCTGCAACAATATTCTATACGTTAACCTGCTAGGTATGACAATGATCCAATTACTCAATTGTGCAATCAAGatgaactttattttttcttttaggttTGGTTTCATGAAAACAATGAAGAGTAGAATCGGAgagaaaatttttgaagaaagaaaaagcaaaatctAGATTTTGGCTTCCCATCACGAGTGTACTTTGgtttttattttcgttttctaTTACCTAAAGCCTCAAGAAAAATGGATAGTTTTTCCTAGTTATATTTTGTTGAATCGTAATTGCAGCCCAGCAAATAGGTGGGAGCTATTTTCTCCATCGAAATTAATTAGTGTAACCTTATTACATTTTGCATAGAACCAAACAGGTCCTTAATTTTAGTGTAACCTCCTGctttgatatcatgtgaaacaaccgttgtactctaaaagcttaagctgttagagaacggtgtttatataattttatatttaacatttctATTTTCGTTGCTTCTATTTCGAACTTATGAGTACCTTATTTCAgttatttgattttttgttggattgcgATTATGCTTCCTGCAAAATCTTTCAAAGAGGATGTTATGCTGGGATGGAATTTATTTAATGTCTTTGTCTGCTGTTTAAaggtttttctattttctactCAGCATGGTAAGGGTTGATGGATATGTGGATCAATAGGAGGCCTTAGAGGGTTGATTTGtatgacaaaaagaaaagaaaaaaaaaaatctgattgcACAATCATAATGCAAACATAAAGAATAAGCAAAAAACcggccgtccctagagcaagtggcaaagggcttgatggttggtacccgaggtcccaagttcgaattctagttgattcacatttccagctaagtttatttctgaatgaaataaacgaagcgggtagcgtgctacctatctccctctcaaaaaagaaaaagaaaaaagaataagcgAAAGAGTGAGTAATTAGAAATGCAAGATTTATGTGGTTAGGCGAACATGCCTATGTCCATGCCGATCCTTCTCTTGAGGCACCAGATTCTACTATTCAATGGCCTTTTCGCAGGCAAGCTGGCAAGGCCAACCCTTTACACTCCCCTCTTTTTGTAGACTCAAGAGTGACGTTTTGTAAAGCGATCTATTCACTCGGGCTCGGATCTCTCTTTCTGCAACTACAGTAGAGTTGTTTGAATTGCTCAAGAATCTTAGGAATATTATAATGAAGCACTGCTAAAAATCTTGCTAATATAGATATAACCCAAAATCTTACTTGATCGTTTTAACATAATTCAGAAAGTATCTGTCATAATTGCTAGATTGCGGTCGACTGTGGTCACTTCTTGGTCGATTGTTGGCCTCCAACGGCTATATAATGGCTAGTTTTTGAGTCCTAAGGCTTCTGGGATTTTTACGGTCAACTAGGAACCTCACTCGGGATACATCACAGTTGACAATGGGTGAAGGTCAGTCAACTGTTGTTGACAGTTTGACCTATAATAGCATGATTTGACTAATTCAGGCCACTTTGAGCAATTCTGCTAAGGTTGACTTTCTGCTTTTGTTGACCAATCACCATGTTGACTTTTCAGCAACAATGGAGATTCCAATTCAAATTGATCATTCTCTCGCATTTCTAAAGATAGCCGAAAGTCTTCGAAGAGGGGCTTTCACTAGGGTGAACCAGAGCAACAGTGGGCTCTGTCCTTACAGGACATAACAGATTGGGGGTTTTAGTCACTATGCCATGCCTTCCGGTTAGCAAGCCTTCCATCAAACATAGGAATCAACAGTCACCATGTTGACTTTTCAGCAATAATGGAGATTCCAATTCAAATTGATCATTCTCTCACATTTCTAAAGATATTTGACACTTAAAATGAAAATGTTAGGATTGAGTTCAAtattttgttatcatcaaaacaATTGACAGAAACCTTGGGGCTACAGGATAGGGTGGTGCAGAGATGTGCGGATGCACAAGCAATAATTCCTCCTATAAGGGAGGATGATTCGAAGGATTATTATGGAATGGTATAATGAGTTTGAAgtgttatatttttaaagttgaagAACCAAAGTCCGCTAATAGTTCATAGCACATCTGTCTGTGCATATAGGTATCATTTATTCTAATCACTTACAGATGgttactctttttcttttttcgcttCTCATATCTTGTACGATGTTGGTCTGTTCTAACATTTTCTAGTATGATTGTAAGGATGACGGAAGGTGAAAGTAATAGAGCTGATGTTGTAGACATTGATGAGTTGGTGATTTCAATGAAAAGAGAATTAAATTATTACTGGTCTCTGGGTGAGAGACTTGACGGGGAAACAGAATTATGCCTAATCTACAAAGTCCCACAACACATTCGCATGATAGACAGGATTGCTTATGAGCCAATAGTTCAGTCCATTGGTCCATATCACCATGGAACTCCAGCTTTACAAGCCATGGAGAAGGAAAAGTGGAACTGTCTTGATTATATTCTTAAGTTGAATCCTGAAAAAACACTGCGGGATTACCTTATGGTAATGTGGGAACTGGAGAATCAAGCCAAAAGCTGTTACTTGGAGGAAATTAAAATGGAAAACAAGAAGTTTCTACGGATGCTCCTCCTTGATGGATGCTTCATACTTGTATCCCTTTATGGTACAAATGGAATTGGAGTGCCCATGCCCATAGAATATGTGCCAAGTGGTAATCCTCAGGAAGATATTGAGGAATCTCGACTAGGGCAAAAAAGAGCAAGTTGGGAAAACACAAAGAATGAAGCAACAAGGATAGAGAACAAGACTGCACAAAGTAGGCATCTGACGGAGAATTTAGTGCTTGCATCGGAGCAAAGCAAACCCAGTACCAGTCGACAGAGCATGCAACATGATAAACCAGTGTATGAAGATGATTTTGATCAGGTCGGACCGTGGTACACTAATTTTCTCGCACATGATCTGCTCCTGCTGGAGAACCAAATCCCTTTTTTTGTTGTCAAGAGAGTATACGAACTAGTTGCAGGTAAAGACACCTCAATTCTGCTTAACAATATTGTGAAATTTCTGGAAGGTATCATACATTTCTATCCAAGATCAATCCAAGAGTCTGAGAGGCCTAAGGATTTTTACCATCTTCTCCACCTGTGTCATATGTACTTTAGACCGAGTAAAAAGATGGAGGAAGGCCATCATTATCAGGCCAGGCGCCGATACTTCAACTATTTTCTTCAAATGGGCTGCAAATTTTTGAAACTCGGTCTTCAATCGGATGAAAATGTGCAAAACTCATCACTTAATCCGCAGTCAGATTTCTTAAAAGCTAGCCAGCATTGCTGGCGCCGAGCAGTCCAATACCATGAAGCAGGAGTAGAATTTAGGAGAAAAGAGTTCGATAAGAATAACCCCCATTCTCTGTTGGATGTAAGATttattaatggtgtaatggaaATTCCATGTTTGATCATTGATGACAGCACAGGCTCTCTTTTCAGGAACTTGATTGCATTTGAGCAGACATGTCCTCAATTCGGGAATGATGTTACTGCATATGTTGTTTTTATGACCCAGCTTCTCAGCATGCCTGATGATGTTACACTACTTGCTCGGAGAGGAATCATCGTAGACCAATTGCGTAGTGACAAAGGGGTGTCAACTCTTCTAACCAAGCTCAGCAAAGATATCGTCTTCAGTTTTAATTATTACTACTACCTGAAACCTGTACATCAGTCAATAGAAGAACACTACCAAATGCGTCTGAAAAGGTGGATGGCATGGCTATGGCAGAACCACTTCAGCAACCCATGGTTGGGTTTAGCAGCAATTGCCggaacttttattcttttatgcaCTGTTGTACAAACTATTTTTACTCTCTTCTCATATGCGGACCCACCGGCATAGAATTCCAAACTATCAATGGGCTTATTCAGATAGCAACAAGTGCAATTGTTTCATATGAGCGACAAAAGAGAAACCAAGGGGAAACAAAGTATGCATATACCCAAAGTACATGTGTATCAGCAGCAGAGTGTTTGAGTGTCCACATCAATGCCGAGTATGAACAAGTTCTTCTACTCTTTTCTGTTGTTAATTAGATTATGCATCTCTTTCTAGTTTTTGTTTGTGGAAAATTTGTCATTGTACTtcccatgtttttttttttctctaagacttgtttttatgcaaattataaTTGATGTTAATGGAGGGACATCCACTATGGTTATATGGGCTCATAACTTATCATTCAAACCTACACAGCTGGTACCTGATGATGGTAAGATAGAAACTACCAATAATATAGTTTCATAAAACTCTGCGCGAACTTGGGAAAGAAAATATTAGAAGAAAAGAGTTTCTAGTTAAGATCAGTCAGGATAATGGGGGCGGAGAATTATTTAGGTCTTGAAGAGCAAGTACTTTTGGGGGTTTAGATTTCTTCGGTGGGGGTTGAAAGAGGTCCACTAGAATCTCACTCCTTTCGGCTGCTTCGGTACGAAGGAAAGGCCTGGATTTCCTTAGTAACATGATCTGGAATCTCAGTACCTGCAGCTGCTACAGTATGAAGGAAAAGTGAGATTAGTGGAGTTTGAAGCCGGAGAGGAATAGAAGAGACATTACTCATTGCAGACCGAAGATCCGGGAAATAGACGTAATAAGGATACCAAAGGAAGTAAATAGAGTCGGAAGCCTTTACGCCGGCATATCTGACCTTCTTGACATTGCCGGTGCATACTATTTTACTATTTTCTAGCTAATCATCATCTCCTCACTCAATCACACACCTGTGGTCTACCCATTATGGTTAA
This region includes:
- the LOC109717860 gene encoding UPF0481 protein At3g47200-like codes for the protein MTEGESNRADVVDIDELVISMKRELNYYWSLGERLDGETELCLIYKVPQHIRMIDRIAYEPIVQSIGPYHHGTPALQAMEKEKWNCLDYILKLNPEKTLRDYLMVMWELENQAKSCYLEEIKMENKKFLRMLLLDGCFILVSLYGTNGIGVPMPIEYVPSGNPQEDIEESRLGQKRASWENTKNEATRIENKTAQSRHLTENLVLASEQSKPSTSRQSMQHDKPVYEDDFDQVGPWYTNFLAHDLLLLENQIPFFVVKRVYELVAGKDTSILLNNIVKFLEGIIHFYPRSIQESERPKDFYHLLHLCHMYFRPSKKMEEGHHYQARRRYFNYFLQMGCKFLKLGLQSDENVQNSSLNPQSDFLKASQHCWRRAVQYHEAGVEFRRKEFDKNNPHSLLDVRFINGVMEIPCLIIDDSTGSLFRNLIAFEQTCPQFGNDVTAYVVFMTQLLSMPDDVTLLARRGIIVDQLRSDKGVSTLLTKLSKDIVFSFNYYYYLKPVHQSIEEHYQMRLKRWMAWLWQNHFSNPWLGLAAIAGTFILLCTVVQTIFTLFSYADPPA